From the genome of Cedecea lapagei, one region includes:
- the panM gene encoding aspartate 1-decarboxylase autocleavage activator PanM, producing MKLTIIRLFEFSAQDKIDLGKIWPEYSSGSLMLSDRERIYAAKFNDRLLAAVRVTLTGTQGALDSLRVREITRRRGVGQYLLEEVMRDNPAITHWWLADVGVEDHEVMTAFMQASGFREQSGGWEK from the coding sequence ATGAAACTCACTATCATTCGTCTGTTTGAGTTTAGCGCTCAGGATAAAATTGACCTCGGTAAGATCTGGCCGGAGTATTCCAGCGGTTCACTCATGCTCAGCGACAGAGAAAGGATCTACGCGGCAAAATTTAACGATCGTCTGTTGGCCGCAGTGAGAGTAACGTTGACCGGTACGCAGGGGGCGCTGGATTCGCTGCGGGTGCGTGAAATTACCCGCCGCCGTGGCGTAGGTCAGTATTTACTGGAAGAGGTGATGCGGGATAACCCAGCGATAACCCACTGGTGGCTGGCGGATGTCGGCGTGGAAGACCATGAGGTGATGACGGCGTTTATGCAGGCTTCAGGATTCCGCGAGCAGAGCGGCGGCTGGGAGAAGTAA